The stretch of DNA GGAGTTCTTCCGAGTTCTCGCTCGATCCCCAGTACGGCGCGTGGGTTCAGTTCTTCGCTACTGGCGGCGGCAGCAATCAGAGCGGCGCCGGTAAGGGCAATCCGGTTGGGGTTCGTTGCGTACGGGCTTTAACTATTTAGCTATTTAACTATTTTTATACCCGGGTTGCGCAAGCAGCCTGGGTAATGGAAAACACAAGAGGTTAGAAGCAGTATGGCGTTGTATTATGATTTGCCGGTGTATCGCGATACCTATGCCTTAGTGTTGATGCTGTTCAAATTCACTAAGGAATTTCCGAAAGAATTTAAATACAGTCTTGCGGAAAACATGCGACGCGACGCTCTGGTGCTGGTGCGCGCGATTTATCGAGCCAACAAGGCAGAAAACAAGCAGCGCGAACTGGAAGATTTTATGGACGGGTTTGAGCTGCTTAAGCTTGAGATTCGTCTGTGTGTGGATATGAAGTTATTGCCCATGCGAAAACAGGCGCAGTTAAGTGCGCTTATGGGGCGTATCGGCAGACAGGTTACCGGCTGGAAAAAGGCCAACCGGTAAGTGCCGGAGTCCTGAGTGTTACGGCATTCAGGAGCGAGCAGGTTTTTATTTTAAAGCGCAAAGGGACTGCTTTTTTTAAGAGTAGTAAAATTACATCACCGCAAGAAGCCTTGCGATTGATTAAGACGCCTTTGGTATTGCTGGCAACTACTGGAGTTCTACCGAGAACTCGAACAATCCCCAGAACAACGCGTGGAATCAGTTCTTCGCTACTGGCGGCGGCAGCAATCAGAACAACGACAATAAGAACAATCCAAATGGGGTTCGTTGCGTACGGGTTTTGGAATAAAAACACATGAAGTCACGACGGGCTGTTTTGCGACAGTCCGTTTTTTTATGAGGACACACGATTGGCAGAAATGGCAACTGAGACATCAGGGGATATTGGCCTTGAGGAGCTTTTTGAAGCTTATGCCGAATGTCGCCAGAATAAACGTCAAACCATGAATGCTCTGCAGTTTGAGGTCAATTACGAGCAGGCACTCATCGCGCTCTGGCAGGACATTAATGAGCGCACCTACCGGCCGGGACGCTCCATTGCTTTTGTGATTGACAAGCCGGTGAAGCGCGAAATCTTTGCCGCTGATTTTCGTGACCGCATCGTGCATCATTTGATTATCCGTAAACTGAGCCCTTTGTTTGAACGCGCGTTTATTTATGACAGCTATGCTTGCCGTAAAGGCCGGGGCGCACGGCTTGGCATTCAACGGGCCGACCGTTTTATCCGTCAGTGTTCCCGGCAATATACGCAGGATTGCTATGTGTTGCGCTTGGATATTCAGGGATTTTTCATGGCCATCGACAAACGCATCTTATGGACAAGGCTCTATCATTTCATTGGGCAGCGGTATTTTTCCCCGGATAAGCCGCTTTTACTTTGGTTATGTCATAGGGTGCTGGCAAACAACCCAACCAAAAATTGTTTTATCAAAGGCGGACGCCAAAAATGGGTTGGATTCCCAACGGATAAAAGCTTGTTCCACGCCAAACCCCATTGCGGCTTACCTATCGGAAATTTGACCAGCCAGACTTTTGCCAACTTCTATTTAAACCCACTTGACCATTTCATCAAACACGATTTGGGTGTGCGTTTCTATGGTCGCTATGTTGATGATTTTATTCTGGTACATACGGACAAAGAGCATTTGAAGCAATTAATTCCAGTGATTAAAACCTTTCTGGCAACAGAGCTTAAATTAACGCTTCATCCTAAAAAAATATACCTCCAGCATTACAGCAAAGGCATTCAGTTTCTTGGGGTTGTTATCAAGCCGCATCGCATTACCTCTGGCCGCCGCACCAAAGGGAATTTTTATGAAGCCATCGCAAAGCATAACACTGTTGCTAAAGACCATAAACCCACCAAAGAAGAACAAGTCGCTTTCTTGTGCAGTATGAACTCCTATCTGGGCATCATGAAACATTACAACACCTGCGGATTTCGCAAAAAGATGCTGATTAAGCATCTGTCCGTTTGGTGGTGGAACATCATGTATTTTAGTGGCGGTTGCGCCAAATTGGTGGCTAAACAAAGAACGGCACGATAAAGAGGATGTAAGTAAACAATGAGTTTGGATGTAGGTGGCTTTGATGAGCAGGTTACAGGTGATACCATCACCATTACAATCAGCAATGAGCATCGCTTGATAAAGCTGGCGCAAAAAATTCCCTGGGATGAGATGCTGAAATTAGTATTGCCCGATTTAAAGCGCACTGACAAAAAACGCTGGTGGATGGGCAGGCCCTTACGGATTCGTATTCATTTGGGGGCATACATTCTACAGCAGATGTTTGATTTAACCGACCGCAAGGCGGAGCAGGCGCTGCGCGATAATGCTGCTTATCAGTTGTTCTGTGGCCAGGGTCTGGTAAAAAAATGGCATATTCCCGACCATACTAAAATCGAAGCCTTCCGCTCCCGTTTGAGTGCCGAGACACAACGAAAGCTGGCTAATCTTATCAGCCAGCAGGCGGTTAAACTAAAATTCGCCAACCCAGAGGAGCTGGATGTAGACTCCGCCGTGCAGGAAGCGAATATCGCCTATCCTGCTTTGGTGAATCTGCTGATTAAAGTAGCCATACTGGCTAAAACCGTCGCCAAAGGCCTAAATCGCCTCTGCCATAAGGGCGAGGAAGTTTTTCGGGTCAATGTCAGTCATTTAAAGCGGATAACCCTTTATTATTTTCGCCTGAAACAAAGCAAAAAAGACACGGGTCTTTTAAAAACTGTGCGGAAGCGTCTGTGGCGCGAGACTTATGCTGCAATACTGCCGGTACTCAATCAGCTGTATCGACTGACGCCAAAAATCAACCACGGCAAGTACTGGTTTCTCCGGCAGGCGATAGAAAAGCTTCGCTGGCGGGGTTGTCAATTACTGCAGCAGACTCATGAATGGCTTTTTGAGGCCAGCCCCAACTTACCTGTGATTCGATCACTGCATGCGTACGAGGTAGCCTGTTTTAATAAAGGTAAGTTGCACAAGGGACTGGAATTTGGACGTGCTTTTCAGCTTGGACGCATTGGCGGCAACTTCCTGTTTGTCGGCGAATGTACATCCACGCACATGCCCGATGCACCTTCCCTGCCGGCCATGGTAAGGCTGCACCAGCGCCTGTATGGCGAAGACACATTAGCATCCATCGCTACCGACAAAGGTTATTACTCCCGGGATAATGAAAAAATGCTCGAAAAGGCTGGCGCCCAGGATATTTATCTACCGCGTCCGGAACGAGTGCTTGATGCGCCGCCTGAGAAAACCACAGGAGACATGCGAGCACTGCTGCATAACCGTCGCGCCGGCATTGAACCATTGATTGCCCATACTAAACAAGGCGGGCAACTTGGACGAAGTCGTATGAAATCCGATGAAACTACCAAAAGTGCCGGTTATGCTGCTGTGCTTGGATTTAATCTCAGGCAGTTAATGCGGTATATTACAGGAGAGGTGCGCCCAGAACCCCGTAAGACGATAAAACACGAGGCAAAAAGAACAAAAAATGACA from Fluoribacter dumoffii NY 23 encodes:
- a CDS encoding four helix bundle protein; translated protein: MALYYDLPVYRDTYALVLMLFKFTKEFPKEFKYSLAENMRRDALVLVRAIYRANKAENKQRELEDFMDGFELLKLEIRLCVDMKLLPMRKQAQLSALMGRIGRQVTGWKKANR
- a CDS encoding transposase; this encodes MSLDVGGFDEQVTGDTITITISNEHRLIKLAQKIPWDEMLKLVLPDLKRTDKKRWWMGRPLRIRIHLGAYILQQMFDLTDRKAEQALRDNAAYQLFCGQGLVKKWHIPDHTKIEAFRSRLSAETQRKLANLISQQAVKLKFANPEELDVDSAVQEANIAYPALVNLLIKVAILAKTVAKGLNRLCHKGEEVFRVNVSHLKRITLYYFRLKQSKKDTGLLKTVRKRLWRETYAAILPVLNQLYRLTPKINHGKYWFLRQAIEKLRWRGCQLLQQTHEWLFEASPNLPVIRSLHAYEVACFNKGKLHKGLEFGRAFQLGRIGGNFLFVGECTSTHMPDAPSLPAMVRLHQRLYGEDTLASIATDKGYYSRDNEKMLEKAGAQDIYLPRPERVLDAPPEKTTGDMRALLHNRRAGIEPLIAHTKQGGQLGRSRMKSDETTKSAGYAAVLGFNLRQLMRYITGEVRPEPRKTIKHEAKRTKNDSIQAVA
- a CDS encoding reverse transcriptase/maturase family protein; protein product: MATETSGDIGLEELFEAYAECRQNKRQTMNALQFEVNYEQALIALWQDINERTYRPGRSIAFVIDKPVKREIFAADFRDRIVHHLIIRKLSPLFERAFIYDSYACRKGRGARLGIQRADRFIRQCSRQYTQDCYVLRLDIQGFFMAIDKRILWTRLYHFIGQRYFSPDKPLLLWLCHRVLANNPTKNCFIKGGRQKWVGFPTDKSLFHAKPHCGLPIGNLTSQTFANFYLNPLDHFIKHDLGVRFYGRYVDDFILVHTDKEHLKQLIPVIKTFLATELKLTLHPKKIYLQHYSKGIQFLGVVIKPHRITSGRRTKGNFYEAIAKHNTVAKDHKPTKEEQVAFLCSMNSYLGIMKHYNTCGFRKKMLIKHLSVWWWNIMYFSGGCAKLVAKQRTAR